One genomic segment of Bacteroides caccae includes these proteins:
- a CDS encoding RNA polymerase sigma factor, whose amino-acid sequence MQEISFRNDILPLKDKLFRLALRITLDRAEAEDVVQDTMIRVWSKRDEWPQFESVEAYCLIVAKNLAIDRSQKKEAQNVELTPEMEEEPDANSPYDRMIHDEKMNIINRLVNELPEKQRLIMQLRDIEGESYKKIATLLNLTEEQVKVNLFRARQKVKQRYLEIDEYGL is encoded by the coding sequence ATGCAAGAAATCAGCTTCCGAAACGATATTTTGCCGTTGAAGGACAAACTCTTTCGATTGGCGCTCAGAATCACCCTGGATAGGGCAGAAGCCGAGGATGTCGTTCAGGACACCATGATAAGAGTGTGGAGCAAGCGTGATGAGTGGCCGCAATTTGAATCGGTTGAAGCCTATTGCCTGATAGTGGCAAAGAACCTTGCGATAGACCGGAGTCAGAAGAAAGAGGCTCAAAACGTGGAACTCACCCCCGAAATGGAGGAAGAACCTGATGCAAACAGTCCGTACGATCGGATGATTCATGATGAAAAAATGAACATCATCAATAGGTTGGTCAACGAACTTCCCGAAAAACAGCGGCTTATCATGCAACTGAGGGACATTGAAGGTGAAAGCTATAAAAAAATTGCAACCCTGCTGAATCTGACAGAGGAACAAGTCAAAGTGAATCTCTTCAGAGCCAGGCAAAAGGTAAAACAAAGGTATTTAGAAATTGACGAATATGGATTATAA
- a CDS encoding YgjP family zinc-dependent metalloprotease, producing the protein MMKEAIIEDEELGRLIVRVNLRAKSLVFRTKSDAVYVSVPSGTTMKEVKRAIEDLRSKLLASRQRLNRPLIDLNYKIDAEYFKLSLVSGEKEQFLANSRLGCMQIICPPNADFTDEKLQSWLRKVIEESLRRNAKSILPPRLDRLSKQCGLPYASVKINSSQGRWGSCSTKKDINLSYYLVLLPSYLIDYVLLHELCHTREMNHSERFWSLLNQFTEGKALALRGELKKYRTEI; encoded by the coding sequence ATGATGAAGGAAGCAATTATAGAAGATGAAGAACTTGGACGGTTAATAGTGCGTGTTAATTTGCGTGCTAAAAGTCTTGTCTTTCGTACAAAGAGTGATGCGGTATACGTTTCAGTCCCTTCCGGCACAACGATGAAAGAAGTAAAACGGGCGATTGAAGATTTACGTAGTAAGTTGCTGGCTTCTCGTCAACGATTGAATCGTCCGTTAATTGATTTGAATTATAAGATTGATGCAGAATATTTCAAGTTGTCTTTGGTGTCCGGAGAGAAAGAGCAGTTTCTGGCAAATTCCCGATTGGGATGTATGCAGATTATTTGTCCGCCAAATGCGGACTTTACTGATGAGAAATTGCAGAGTTGGCTACGAAAGGTGATTGAAGAATCGTTGAGGCGGAATGCAAAAAGTATTCTTCCTCCACGTTTAGACCGTCTTTCCAAACAATGCGGATTGCCCTATGCAAGCGTGAAGATAAATTCCAGTCAGGGGCGGTGGGGGAGTTGTTCGACAAAGAAGGATATTAATTTATCCTATTACCTCGTTTTGTTGCCTTCTTATTTGATTGATTATGTGCTTTTGCATGAACTATGTCATACCCGTGAGATGAATCATAGTGAACGTTTTTGGTCTCTACTGAATCAATTCACGGAAGGAAAAGCTCTTGCTCTACGGGGAGAACTGAAGAAATATCGGACAGAAATATAA
- the rimP gene encoding ribosome assembly cofactor RimP — translation MIEKKTVCQIVEEWLEGKDYFLVEVTVSPDDKIVVEIDHAEGVWIEDCVELSRYIESKLNREEEDYELEVGSAGIGQPFKVLQQYYIHIGQEVEVMTKGGQKLTGILKDADEEKFTVTVQKKVKLEGSKRPKLVEEDETFTYEQIKYTKYLISFK, via the coding sequence ATGATAGAAAAGAAAACTGTTTGTCAGATTGTTGAAGAGTGGCTGGAAGGAAAAGATTACTTTTTGGTAGAGGTAACTGTGAGCCCGGATGACAAAATTGTGGTCGAAATTGACCATGCAGAAGGCGTTTGGATTGAAGATTGCGTGGAGCTTAGCCGCTACATTGAATCGAAACTGAACCGTGAAGAGGAAGATTATGAACTGGAAGTAGGGTCGGCCGGTATAGGACAGCCCTTTAAAGTGCTGCAACAGTATTACATCCACATCGGACAAGAAGTGGAAGTGATGACCAAAGGCGGACAGAAACTGACCGGTATCCTAAAGGATGCCGATGAAGAGAAGTTTACGGTAACCGTACAAAAGAAGGTGAAACTCGAAGGATCCAAGCGACCAAAGCTGGTGGAAGAAGACGAAACCTTTACTTATGAGCAAATAAAATATACTAAATACTTAATTAGCTTTAAATAG
- the nusA gene encoding transcription termination factor NusA, with amino-acid sequence MAKKEETISLIDTFSEFKELKNIDRTTMVSVLEESFRSVIAKMFGTDENYDVIVNPDKGDFEIWRNREVVADEDLTNPNMQIALSEAQKIDASYEEGEEVTDEVIFAKFGRRAILNLRQTLASKILELEKDSIYNKYIDKVGTIINAEVYQIWKKEMLLLDDEGNELLLPKTEQIPSDFYRKGETARAVVARVDNKNNNPKIILSRTSPVFLQRLFEMEVPEINDGLITIKKIARIPGERAKIAVESYDDRIDPVGACVGVKGSRIHGIVRELRNENIDVINYTSNISLFIQRALSPAKISSIRLNEEEKKAEVFLKPEEVSLAIGKGGLNIKLASMLTEYTIDVFRELDENVADEDIYLDEFRDEIDGWVIDAIKAIGIDTAKAVLNAPREMLIEKTDLEEETVDEVIRILKSEFEEEESEEEPEQGQE; translated from the coding sequence ATGGCCAAAAAAGAAGAAACAATCAGCTTGATTGATACATTTTCGGAATTTAAGGAACTGAAGAATATCGATAGAACGACAATGGTTAGTGTACTCGAGGAGTCGTTCCGTAGCGTAATCGCGAAAATGTTTGGCACCGATGAAAATTACGACGTGATCGTGAATCCGGATAAGGGGGATTTCGAGATATGGCGTAACCGTGAAGTTGTGGCCGATGAAGATTTGACTAACCCGAATATGCAGATTGCGTTGAGTGAGGCGCAGAAAATTGACGCTTCATACGAAGAAGGCGAAGAGGTGACTGATGAAGTTATCTTTGCGAAATTCGGTCGTCGTGCTATCCTGAACCTCCGCCAGACATTGGCTTCCAAGATTCTGGAACTGGAAAAAGACAGTATTTATAATAAATATATAGATAAGGTAGGTACAATTATCAATGCAGAAGTGTATCAGATCTGGAAAAAGGAAATGTTGCTTCTCGACGATGAAGGAAACGAACTGCTGCTGCCCAAGACCGAACAAATCCCGAGCGATTTTTATCGTAAAGGTGAAACGGCACGCGCAGTGGTTGCCCGCGTAGACAACAAGAATAATAATCCTAAGATTATCTTGTCACGTACTTCTCCCGTTTTCTTGCAACGTCTGTTTGAGATGGAAGTACCTGAAATAAATGATGGTCTGATAACTATCAAGAAGATTGCCCGCATCCCCGGCGAACGTGCCAAGATTGCGGTAGAATCTTATGATGACAGAATCGATCCCGTAGGAGCCTGTGTAGGTGTAAAGGGGAGTCGTATTCATGGCATCGTTCGTGAACTTCGCAATGAGAATATCGACGTAATTAACTATACATCGAATATTTCATTGTTTATACAGCGTGCTTTAAGCCCGGCGAAAATTTCTTCTATTCGTTTGAACGAGGAGGAGAAGAAAGCAGAGGTGTTCCTCAAACCGGAAGAAGTATCGCTGGCTATCGGTAAAGGCGGTTTGAATATCAAACTGGCCAGTATGTTAACTGAGTACACTATCGACGTGTTCCGTGAGTTGGATGAGAATGTAGCTGATGAAGATATCTATCTTGACGAGTTCAGAGACGAAATAGATGGTTGGGTGATTGATGCAATCAAGGCTATCGGTATTGATACGGCAAAAGCTGTGTTGAATGCTCCTCGTGAGATGTTGATTGAAAAGACGGACCTGGAAGAAGAGACAGTGGACGAGGTAATACGCATTTTGAAATCGGAGTTTGAAGAAGAAGAATCGGAAGAAGAACCGGAACAAGGACAAGAGTAA
- the infB gene encoding translation initiation factor IF-2 produces the protein MTIRLNKVTRDLNVGIATVVEFLQKKGYTVEANPNTKISEEQYAILVKEFSTDKNLRLESERFIQERQNKDRNKASVSIEGFEKQQEKPKSEDVIKTVVPEDARPKFKPVGKIDLDKLNGRKTDKVEKEPEQKKETVVERPVVERPIVAERPVVEPEVKKEPEKKEPEVKKEEVVAPAPTPAEPVVVKQPEPVAEPKPAEVEKVVVEEVIKEEPKKVEAPVKAEEHKKEEKPVEAVASTEVVSEEKDAPKEDEVFKIRQPELGAKINVIGQIDLAALNQSTRPKKKSKEEKRREREEKEKIRQDQKKLMKEAIIKEIRKDDAKQAKSGPKDNADAAGNKKKRNRISKEKVDVNNVATSNFAAPRPNVQGKGGNNNGGNNQGNNNNNNRRNNNKDRFKKPVIKQEVSEEDVAKQVKETLARLTTKGKNKTSKYRKEKREMASNRMQELEDQEMADSKVLKLTEFVTANELATMMDVSVNQVIATCMSIGIMVSINQRLDAETINLVAEEFGFKTEYVSAEVAQAIVEEEDAPEDLQPRAPIVTVMGHVDHGKTSLLDYIRKANVIAGEAGGITQHIGAYNVKLEDGRRITFLDTPGHEAFTAMRARGAKVTDIAIIIVAADDNVMPQTKEAINHAMAAGVPIVFAINKVDKPTANPDKIKEELAAMNYLVEEWGGKYQSQDISAKKGMGVEDLLEKVLLEAEMLDLKANPNRNATGSIIESSLDKGRGYVATVLVSNGTLKVGDIVLAGTSYGRVKAMFNERNQRIKEAGPAEPALILGLNGAPAAGDTFHVVESDQEAREITNKREQLAREQGLRTQKILTLDELGRRIALGNFQELNIIVKGDVDGSVEALSDSLIKLSTEQIQVNVIHKGVGAISESDVSLAAASDAIIVGFQVRPSGAAAKMAEQEGVDIRKYSVIYDAIEEVKSAMEGMLAPEVKEQVTATIEIREVFNITKVGLVAGAMVKTGKVKRSDKARLIRDGIVIFTGNINALKRFKDDVKEVGTNFECGISLVNCNDMKVGDMIEAFEEIEVKQTL, from the coding sequence ATGACGATAAGGTTAAACAAAGTTACAAGAGATTTGAATGTAGGAATCGCGACGGTAGTTGAGTTCCTGCAAAAGAAAGGGTATACCGTTGAGGCTAATCCTAATACAAAAATTAGCGAGGAGCAGTACGCTATACTCGTAAAAGAGTTTAGTACGGATAAGAACCTTAGACTTGAATCGGAGCGTTTCATTCAGGAACGTCAGAATAAGGATCGTAATAAGGCATCGGTTTCGATTGAAGGCTTCGAAAAGCAACAGGAAAAACCGAAGTCGGAAGATGTGATCAAGACAGTCGTACCTGAGGATGCACGTCCGAAGTTTAAACCTGTCGGTAAAATTGATTTGGATAAATTAAACGGTCGTAAAACTGATAAAGTAGAAAAGGAACCGGAACAGAAAAAGGAAACTGTGGTAGAACGTCCTGTGGTGGAACGTCCGATAGTAGCGGAACGCCCTGTCGTTGAACCGGAAGTGAAGAAAGAACCCGAAAAGAAAGAGCCTGAAGTAAAAAAGGAAGAGGTGGTGGCACCTGCTCCAACTCCGGCCGAACCTGTGGTGGTGAAACAACCGGAACCTGTAGCAGAACCGAAACCGGCAGAAGTTGAAAAAGTGGTAGTGGAAGAAGTGATTAAGGAAGAGCCGAAGAAGGTAGAAGCACCTGTGAAGGCAGAAGAACATAAAAAAGAAGAAAAGCCTGTGGAAGCAGTAGCATCGACAGAAGTCGTTTCGGAAGAAAAAGACGCTCCTAAGGAAGACGAGGTTTTCAAGATCCGTCAGCCGGAACTGGGAGCAAAGATTAATGTAATCGGTCAGATTGACCTTGCAGCATTGAATCAGTCAACTCGCCCTAAGAAGAAATCGAAGGAAGAGAAACGTCGTGAACGTGAAGAAAAAGAGAAAATCCGCCAGGATCAGAAGAAACTGATGAAGGAAGCGATTATCAAGGAAATCCGTAAAGATGATGCCAAACAGGCTAAGAGCGGACCGAAAGATAATGCGGATGCAGCCGGTAACAAGAAAAAACGGAATCGTATCAGCAAAGAGAAGGTGGATGTGAATAACGTTGCAACTTCCAACTTTGCAGCTCCAAGACCGAATGTGCAAGGCAAAGGCGGTAATAATAATGGTGGTAATAACCAAGGTAACAATAACAACAATAATAGAAGAAACAATAACAAGGATCGTTTCAAAAAGCCGGTTATCAAACAGGAAGTAAGTGAAGAAGATGTAGCAAAACAGGTAAAAGAAACCTTGGCTCGTCTGACCACTAAAGGTAAGAACAAGACTTCCAAGTACCGTAAGGAGAAACGTGAAATGGCTTCCAACCGTATGCAGGAACTGGAAGATCAGGAAATGGCAGACAGCAAAGTATTGAAGCTGACCGAATTTGTTACAGCTAATGAATTAGCTACAATGATGGACGTTTCTGTCAACCAGGTTATTGCTACTTGTATGAGTATTGGCATCATGGTTTCTATCAACCAGCGTCTGGATGCGGAAACAATCAATCTGGTGGCCGAAGAATTTGGTTTCAAGACCGAATATGTAAGTGCGGAAGTGGCACAGGCTATCGTGGAAGAAGAAGATGCTCCGGAAGATTTGCAGCCGCGTGCTCCGATTGTTACTGTAATGGGACATGTTGACCATGGTAAGACTTCATTGCTTGACTATATCCGTAAGGCGAATGTGATTGCCGGTGAAGCCGGAGGTATCACACAACATATCGGTGCATACAATGTGAAGTTGGAAGACGGTCGCCGTATTACATTCCTTGATACTCCGGGACATGAGGCGTTTACCGCTATGCGTGCCCGTGGTGCGAAAGTAACGGATATTGCGATTATTATTGTAGCGGCGGATGATAACGTGATGCCGCAGACAAAGGAGGCCATCAACCATGCAATGGCGGCGGGTGTACCTATTGTGTTTGCTATCAATAAGGTGGATAAACCGACTGCAAATCCGGATAAGATTAAAGAAGAATTGGCTGCTATGAATTACCTTGTTGAAGAATGGGGTGGTAAGTATCAGTCACAAGATATCTCTGCCAAGAAAGGTATGGGAGTGGAAGATTTGTTGGAAAAGGTATTGCTGGAAGCCGAAATGCTCGACTTGAAGGCAAACCCGAACCGTAACGCTACGGGATCTATTATCGAGTCTTCACTTGACAAGGGACGTGGTTATGTAGCTACGGTATTGGTATCTAACGGTACTTTGAAAGTCGGAGATATCGTATTGGCCGGAACTAGCTATGGTCGTGTGAAGGCTATGTTCAATGAACGTAATCAACGTATCAAAGAAGCGGGTCCTGCTGAACCGGCATTGATTCTGGGATTGAACGGTGCTCCTGCTGCCGGTGACACTTTCCATGTGGTAGAAAGCGACCAGGAAGCTCGTGAAATCACCAACAAACGTGAACAGTTGGCTCGTGAACAAGGCTTGCGTACGCAGAAGATTCTTACTTTGGATGAATTGGGTCGTCGTATCGCTTTGGGTAACTTCCAGGAATTGAATATTATCGTTAAGGGTGACGTGGATGGTTCTGTGGAAGCATTGAGCGACTCGTTGATCAAGTTGTCTACGGAACAAATTCAGGTAAATGTCATCCATAAGGGTGTGGGAGCAATTTCCGAATCGGATGTTTCTCTGGCCGCTGCTTCGGATGCGATTATCGTGGGATTCCAGGTACGTCCTTCAGGTGCTGCCGCTAAGATGGCTGAACAGGAAGGTGTCGATATCCGTAAGTACTCTGTCATCTACGATGCAATTGAAGAGGTGAAGTCTGCTATGGAAGGTATGTTGGCGCCGGAAGTGAAGGAGCAGGTGACTGCTACTATCGAAATCCGCGAGGTGTTCAATATCACGAAAGTAGGTTTGGTAGCCGGTGCAATGGTGAAAACCGGAAAGGTGAAACGAAGCGACAAGGCTCGTCTGATTCGCGACGGTATCGTAATCTTTACCGGGAATATCAATGCGCTGAAACGCTTCAAGGACGATGTGAAGGAAGTAGGTACAAACTTTGAGTGTGGTATCAGCTTAGTGAACTGCAACGACATGAAGGTAGGCGATATGATCGAGGCATTCGAAGAAATAGAAGTGAAACAGACATTATAA
- a CDS encoding Loki-CTERM sorting domain-containing protein gives MKPTIAPAPIIIRIIISIVAIFLYKKKKEARSYNSLCASVYS, from the coding sequence ATAAAGCCTACTATTGCGCCTGCACCTATTATAATAAGGATAATAATATCAATCGTTGCCATATTTCTCTATAAAAAGAAAAAAGAGGCACGGAGTTATAATTCACTCTGTGCCTCCGTTTATTCTTAA
- a CDS encoding CvpA family protein: MATIDIIILIIIGAGAIVGFMKGFIRQLASILGLIVGLLAAKALYTTLAEKLCPTVTDSMTVAQVLAFIIIWIAVPLIFLLVASLLTKAMKAVSLDWLNRWLGCVLGALKFLLLTSLVICLIEFMDGDNKLISATKKSESLLYYPIETFAGIFFPAAKSMTQQYILENKDATRRTQ, translated from the coding sequence ATGGCAACGATTGATATTATTATCCTTATTATAATAGGTGCAGGCGCAATAGTAGGCTTTATGAAAGGCTTTATTCGTCAGTTGGCTTCTATACTGGGATTAATAGTCGGTTTGCTGGCGGCGAAGGCTTTGTATACCACTTTAGCGGAAAAGCTTTGTCCAACGGTGACTGATTCGATGACTGTTGCACAGGTATTGGCTTTTATTATCATCTGGATAGCCGTTCCACTGATATTCTTATTGGTGGCTTCGTTGCTGACAAAGGCAATGAAAGCGGTTTCGCTGGATTGGTTGAACCGTTGGCTCGGTTGTGTGCTGGGAGCACTTAAATTTCTATTGTTAACAAGTCTGGTGATTTGTCTGATAGAGTTTATGGATGGCGATAATAAGTTAATTAGTGCAACAAAAAAGAGCGAATCTTTGTTATATTATCCGATAGAAACGTTTGCGGGAATCTTTTTCCCTGCTGCTAAGAGTATGACGCAACAATATATATTAGAGAATAAAGATGCAACAAGAAGAACCCAATAA
- the sufB gene encoding Fe-S cluster assembly protein SufB gives MQQEEPNKYVKELTQEKYKYGFTTEVHTDIIERGLNEDVIRLISSKKDEPEWLLEFRLKAYRHWLTLEMPTWAHLRIPEIDYQAISYYADPTKKKEGPKSMDEVDPELIKTFNKLGIPLEEQMALSGMAVDAVMDSVSVKTTFKETLMEKGIIFCSFSEAVREHPDLVKKYLGSVVGYRDNFFAALNSAVFSDGSFVYIPKGVRCPMELSTYFRINARNTGQFERTLIVADDDSYVSYLEGCTAPMRDENQLHAAIVEIIVHDRAEVKYSTVQNWYPGDAEGKGGVYNFVTKRGNCKGVDSKLSWTQVETGSAITWKYPSCILTGDNSTAEFYSVAVTNNYQQADTGTKMIHLGKNTRSTIVSKGISAGHSENSYRGLVRVAEKADNARNYSQCDSLLLGDKCGAHTFPYMDIHNETAVVEHEATTSKISEDQIFYCNQRGIPTEDAIGLIVNGYAKEVLNKLPMEFAVEAQKLLTISLEGSVG, from the coding sequence ATGCAACAAGAAGAACCCAATAAATATGTAAAGGAACTAACGCAGGAGAAGTACAAATATGGCTTCACCACGGAGGTGCATACAGACATCATTGAGCGTGGACTTAATGAGGATGTGATTCGTTTGATTTCATCGAAAAAGGACGAACCGGAGTGGTTGCTGGAGTTCCGATTGAAAGCGTACCGCCACTGGCTGACGCTGGAAATGCCCACATGGGCACATCTCCGTATTCCGGAGATTGATTATCAGGCTATTTCTTACTATGCTGATCCTACTAAGAAAAAGGAAGGGCCGAAGAGCATGGATGAGGTTGATCCTGAACTAATAAAGACCTTCAATAAGTTGGGAATTCCTTTGGAAGAACAAATGGCCTTGAGTGGAATGGCGGTTGATGCCGTAATGGACTCGGTTTCAGTAAAGACTACCTTCAAGGAAACATTAATGGAAAAAGGAATTATTTTCTGTTCGTTCAGCGAAGCGGTGCGTGAACATCCGGACTTGGTGAAGAAGTACCTTGGTTCGGTAGTCGGTTACCGTGATAATTTCTTTGCCGCATTGAACTCAGCTGTATTCTCCGACGGTTCTTTTGTGTATATTCCGAAGGGGGTGCGTTGTCCTATGGAGCTTTCTACTTATTTCCGTATCAATGCCCGTAACACGGGACAATTTGAACGTACGCTGATTGTGGCGGATGATGATTCGTATGTATCTTATCTGGAAGGATGTACGGCTCCGATGCGGGATGAGAATCAACTGCACGCTGCTATTGTAGAGATTATCGTGCATGACCGTGCAGAAGTGAAATACAGTACGGTTCAGAATTGGTATCCGGGAGATGCCGAAGGTAAAGGCGGTGTATACAATTTTGTGACGAAGCGAGGTAACTGCAAAGGAGTGGATAGTAAACTTTCCTGGACACAAGTGGAAACCGGTTCGGCGATTACCTGGAAATATCCTTCCTGTATCCTGACAGGTGATAATTCGACAGCAGAATTTTATTCTGTGGCTGTGACTAATAACTATCAGCAGGCGGATACAGGTACGAAGATGATTCATCTCGGTAAGAATACACGTAGTACAATTGTCAGCAAAGGTATTTCTGCCGGTCACAGCGAGAATTCGTATCGCGGACTGGTCCGTGTAGCGGAGAAAGCGGATAACGCCCGTAATTACAGCCAGTGTGACTCTTTGTTGTTGGGAGATAAGTGTGGTGCACATACTTTCCCATATATGGATATTCATAATGAGACAGCGGTAGTGGAACATGAAGCTACGACAAGCAAGATCAGTGAAGACCAGATTTTCTATTGCAACCAGCGCGGTATTCCGACAGAGGACGCTATCGGACTGATTGTGAACGGATATGCGAAAGAAGTATTGAATAAACTTCCAATGGAATTTGCGGTAGAAGCACAGAAGTTGCTTACTATCTCCTTGGAAGGAAGTGTAGGATAA
- the sufC gene encoding Fe-S cluster assembly ATPase SufC, translating into MLEIKDLHASINGKEILKGINLTVKPGEVHAIMGPNGSGKSTLSSVLVGNPAFEVTKGSITFYGKNLLELSPEDRSHEGIFLSFQYPVEIPGVSIVNFMRAAVNEQRKYKGLPALTASEFLKLMREKRAVVELDNKLANRSVNEGFSGGEKKRNEIFQMAMLEPRLSILDETDSGLDIDALRIVAEGVNKLKTPETSTIVITHYQRLLDYIKPDIVHVLYKGRIVKTAGPELALELEEKGYDWIKKEVGE; encoded by the coding sequence ATGTTAGAAATAAAAGACCTGCATGCCAGCATTAATGGCAAAGAGATATTGAAAGGCATTAACCTGACGGTGAAACCGGGCGAAGTACATGCAATTATGGGACCGAATGGTTCCGGTAAGAGTACTTTGTCGTCGGTACTGGTGGGGAATCCGGCTTTTGAGGTAACGAAAGGTTCAATCACTTTTTATGGAAAGAATCTGTTGGAGTTGAGTCCGGAAGATCGTAGCCATGAAGGTATTTTCCTTAGTTTCCAGTATCCGGTGGAGATTCCGGGAGTGAGTATCGTAAACTTTATGCGTGCTGCCGTAAACGAACAACGCAAATACAAAGGTCTGCCTGCGCTGACTGCCAGCGAGTTCCTGAAACTGATGCGTGAGAAACGTGCGGTGGTTGAATTGGATAACAAATTGGCTAACCGTTCGGTAAACGAAGGTTTCTCCGGTGGTGAAAAGAAACGGAACGAGATTTTCCAAATGGCGATGTTGGAACCACGTTTAAGCATTCTTGACGAGACGGACTCCGGTCTGGATATAGATGCTCTTCGTATCGTTGCGGAAGGAGTGAACAAATTGAAAACTCCCGAAACAAGCACAATTGTTATCACTCACTATCAACGTCTGCTTGATTATATCAAACCGGATATCGTGCATGTTCTTTATAAAGGTCGTATCGTGAAAACTGCCGGACCGGAACTTGCTCTTGAACTGGAAGAAAAAGGATATGATTGGATAAAGAAAGAAGTAGGAGAATGA
- the sufD gene encoding Fe-S cluster assembly protein SufD, whose amino-acid sequence MNAEQQYIELFSQTEAMICKHSAEVLNAPRAAAFADFERIGFPTRKMEKYKYTDVSKYFEPDFGLNLNRLAIPVNPYEVFKCDVPNMSTALYFVVNDAFYDKALPKSHLPEGVIFGSLKEVARQHPELVKKYYGKLADTSKDGVTAFNTTFAQDGVIFYVPKNVVVEKPIQLVNILRADVNFMVNRRVLIILEDGAQARLLICDHAMDNVNFLATQVIEVFAGENTVFDLYELEETHTSTVRISNLYVKQEANSNVLLNGMTLHNGTTRNTTEVLLAGEGAEINLCGMAIADKNQHIDNNTSIDHAVPNCTSNELFKYVLDDQSIGAFAGLVLVRPDAQHTNSQQTNRNLCATRDARMYTQPQLEIYADDVKCSHGATVGQLDENALFYMRSRGINEKEARLLLMFAFVNEVIDTIRLDALKDRLHLLVEKRFRGELNRCQGCAICK is encoded by the coding sequence ATGAATGCGGAACAACAATATATAGAACTCTTCTCGCAGACGGAAGCTATGATCTGCAAACATAGCGCTGAAGTGCTGAATGCGCCTCGTGCTGCTGCCTTTGCCGATTTTGAGCGAATCGGATTCCCGACCCGCAAAATGGAGAAGTACAAATATACGGATGTAAGCAAGTATTTTGAACCGGACTTTGGTTTGAACCTGAATCGCCTGGCTATTCCGGTCAATCCGTATGAAGTGTTCAAGTGCGATGTGCCGAATATGAGCACTGCCCTGTATTTTGTGGTGAATGACGCTTTCTATGACAAGGCCCTTCCCAAAAGTCATTTGCCGGAAGGCGTGATATTTGGCAGCTTGAAAGAGGTGGCCAGGCAACATCCCGAATTGGTGAAGAAGTATTACGGCAAACTGGCGGATACTTCAAAAGATGGTGTGACCGCCTTTAATACGACTTTTGCGCAAGATGGCGTAATTTTCTATGTGCCGAAGAATGTAGTAGTGGAAAAACCTATCCAGTTGGTGAATATTCTTCGTGCAGATGTCAATTTCATGGTGAACCGCCGTGTGTTGATTATTCTGGAAGATGGTGCACAAGCCCGTCTCCTGATTTGTGATCATGCTATGGATAATGTGAACTTCCTTGCAACACAGGTAATAGAAGTCTTTGCAGGAGAGAATACGGTGTTTGATTTGTATGAGTTGGAAGAAACACATACAAGTACTGTCCGTATTAGTAATTTATATGTAAAGCAGGAAGCAAACAGTAACGTTTTGCTGAATGGTATGACTTTGCATAATGGCACTACCCGTAATACTACGGAGGTATTGCTGGCAGGAGAAGGAGCTGAAATTAATCTTTGCGGAATGGCGATTGCTGATAAGAACCAGCATATAGATAATAATACAAGTATTGATCACGCGGTTCCGAATTGTACAAGTAATGAATTATTCAAATATGTACTCGATGATCAGTCGATAGGTGCATTTGCCGGATTAGTGCTGGTACGTCCTGACGCCCAACATACAAATTCTCAACAGACAAACCGTAATCTTTGCGCTACACGTGATGCTAGAATGTACACGCAGCCGCAGTTGGAGATTTATGCGGACGATGTGAAATGTTCGCATGGAGCAACGGTGGGACAGCTTGATGAGAATGCATTGTTTTATATGCGTTCCCGTGGAATCAACGAGAAAGAAGCTCGTCTGCTTCTGATGTTTGCGTTTGTCAACGAAGTGATTGATACCATTCGTCTGGATGCGCTGAAAGATCGCTTGCATCTGTTGGTTGAGAAACGTTTCCGTGGTGAGTTGAACAGATGTCAGGGTTGTGCGATTTGTAAATGA